From one Bacteroides eggerthii genomic stretch:
- a CDS encoding GtrA family protein — protein MKQLRRLPEFIRFVLVGVFATALHYGIYFLLQKFINVNIAYTLGYAFSFIANFYLTAYFTFGKKPSWGKAFGFGGAHLFNYLLHIGLLNTFLWLGLSKTTAPAPVFAIAIPVNFLLVRFVFKHKG, from the coding sequence ATGAAGCAATTAAGAAGACTCCCTGAATTTATACGTTTTGTCCTGGTAGGCGTTTTTGCAACCGCCTTGCACTATGGAATCTATTTTTTGCTGCAGAAGTTCATCAATGTCAATATAGCCTACACCCTTGGCTATGCCTTCAGCTTCATCGCCAATTTCTATCTTACCGCCTACTTTACGTTCGGTAAAAAACCGTCATGGGGAAAAGCGTTCGGTTTCGGCGGGGCTCATTTGTTCAACTACCTTTTGCACATTGGATTACTGAATACATTTCTTTGGCTTGGCCTTTCCAAGACCACTGCCCCTGCTCCGGTGTTCGCCATAGCCATTCCGGTAAACTTTTTATTAGTACGCTTTGTTTTTAAGCACAAAGGCTGA
- a CDS encoding glycosyltransferase family 2 protein: protein MKKVTLLIPVYNEEAMLPTLYQRLIELINRNSAYEWEILFINDGSSDRTLEVIRRLRQTDSRVNFVNLSRNFGKEIAMLAGFDYATGDCCVVMDADLQDPPELVDQMLQYWEEGYDDIYAKRRNRGEESWMRRRLSLAFYKLLQNMSRIDILPNVGDFRLLDRRCILTLRQLREQERYTKGLFCWIGYQKKSIEFDRGDRLAGHSSWNFFQLLNLAIEGITSSSTAPLRIATVCGIICSISSFIYAIYFLIKTVIYGDQAAGFPTLIVVILFLGGIQLFSLGVIGEYIGRIFKETKGRPAYIASDYNEKKLGYDE, encoded by the coding sequence ATGAAAAAAGTAACCTTACTGATTCCCGTCTACAACGAGGAGGCCATGCTTCCCACTCTATATCAACGCCTGATAGAACTTATCAATCGCAACAGTGCCTATGAATGGGAAATTTTATTTATAAACGACGGTAGCAGCGACAGAACGCTCGAAGTGATCCGCCGGCTCAGGCAAACGGACAGCAGGGTGAACTTTGTAAACCTCTCACGTAACTTCGGCAAGGAAATCGCTATGCTGGCAGGCTTCGACTATGCCACCGGAGACTGTTGCGTGGTAATGGATGCCGACTTGCAGGATCCTCCCGAATTGGTAGATCAGATGTTGCAATACTGGGAAGAAGGTTACGACGACATTTACGCCAAGCGTCGCAATCGCGGCGAAGAAAGTTGGATGCGCCGTCGGTTATCGCTTGCTTTTTATAAGCTCCTTCAAAACATGAGCCGGATAGACATCTTGCCGAATGTAGGCGACTTTCGCCTGCTTGACCGTCGTTGCATACTGACATTAAGACAGTTACGCGAGCAAGAGCGATATACAAAAGGGCTGTTCTGCTGGATAGGCTACCAAAAGAAAAGCATAGAGTTCGACCGCGGTGACCGCCTTGCCGGGCACTCCTCCTGGAATTTCTTCCAATTGCTCAATCTAGCGATTGAAGGAATTACCTCTTCCTCCACCGCCCCCTTGCGTATTGCCACCGTATGTGGTATCATTTGTTCCATTTCCAGCTTCATTTACGCCATCTATTTCCTGATAAAGACCGTCATATACGGCGACCAAGCAGCCGGTTTCCCCACTTTGATAGTGGTTATCTTGTTTCTGGGCGGCATCCAACTCTTTTCATTGGGAGTCATCGGGGAGTATATAGGACGCATCTTCAAAGAAACCAAAGGACGCCCTGCTTATATCGCATCAGACTACAATGAAAAAAAACTGGGATATGATGAATAA
- a CDS encoding ArsR/SmtB family transcription factor: MKTKQYTEEQEQMARFAKAMGHPARMAILSFLAKQESCFFGDIHEVLPIAKATVSQHLKELKDAGLIQGEIETPKVRYCINRENWELARKLFAAFLGDCKCTGTSCYG, translated from the coding sequence GTGAAAACTAAGCAGTACACAGAGGAACAGGAACAGATGGCTCGTTTTGCTAAAGCTATGGGTCACCCGGCGCGGATGGCAATTCTTAGTTTCTTAGCTAAACAAGAAAGTTGTTTCTTCGGAGATATTCACGAAGTACTACCCATTGCTAAAGCAACCGTTTCGCAGCATTTAAAAGAACTGAAAGATGCAGGGTTAATTCAGGGGGAAATAGAAACACCGAAAGTTCGGTATTGTATCAACCGAGAGAATTGGGAACTTGCCCGTAAATTATTTGCTGCATTTTTGGGCGATTGTAAATGTACAGGTACATCGTGCTATGGATAA
- a CDS encoding thioredoxin family protein, with translation MEIKVLGTGCSSCKALYETTKQAISELGCDATLIKEEDLLKIMEYNILSLPALVIDGKVISAGKRLSLSEVKELITK, from the coding sequence ATGGAAATCAAAGTATTAGGAACTGGGTGTTCAAGCTGTAAAGCATTGTACGAAACCACAAAACAAGCTATTTCAGAACTGGGCTGCGATGCAACTCTAATTAAGGAAGAAGATTTATTAAAAATCATGGAGTATAATATTTTAAGTCTCCCGGCTTTGGTTATTGATGGCAAAGTCATATCTGCTGGAAAAAGATTATCCTTATCAGAAGTGAAAGAATTGATAACTAAATAA
- a CDS encoding nitrophenyl compound nitroreductase subunit ArsF family protein, whose protein sequence is MKKLFYLLIATIVLISCGNGSKNKTETSIAKENQTNRVEVLYFHGAQRCITCRAIEANTVALLDSLYSKEQADGKIIFKVIDISKKENEQIADKYEVTWSSLFVNGWKDSKENVNNMTEFSFSNARNEPDKFKEGIKNKIDELLKTL, encoded by the coding sequence ATGAAGAAGTTATTTTATCTACTGATTGCAACAATCGTTTTAATTTCCTGTGGTAATGGTTCAAAGAATAAAACAGAAACCAGTATAGCAAAAGAAAATCAAACTAACCGTGTTGAAGTTCTATATTTTCACGGTGCGCAACGTTGCATAACCTGCCGGGCAATAGAAGCCAATACGGTAGCTCTTTTAGATAGCCTTTATTCCAAAGAACAGGCGGACGGTAAAATCATCTTTAAGGTGATAGATATATCCAAAAAGGAAAATGAACAAATTGCAGATAAATACGAAGTTACATGGTCGTCTTTGTTTGTGAATGGCTGGAAAGACAGTAAAGAGAATGTAAATAACATGACGGAGTTTAGTTTCTCCAATGCAAGAAATGAACCGGATAAATTTAAAGAGGGAATAAAAAACAAGATTGACGAATTACTAAAAACATTGTAA
- a CDS encoding aromatic aminobenezylarsenical efflux permease ArsG family transporter encodes MDFLQSLLDNSSIPAITAFILGILTAVSPCPLATNITAIGFISKDIENHHRIFINGLLYTFGRIVTYTALGFILIPILREGASMFMVQKAVSKYGEMLIAPILIIIGIFMLDIIKLNIPKINIGGESLKKKTKGSWGALLLGILFALAFCPTSGVFYFGMLMPLSAAETGGYLLPVIYAIATGLPVILVAWILAYSVAGLGKFYNRVQIFEKWFRKIVAILFIAIGIYYAVILYL; translated from the coding sequence ATGGACTTTCTTCAATCACTATTAGACAATAGTTCTATTCCTGCTATTACAGCCTTTATCTTAGGGATTTTAACGGCAGTTAGCCCCTGCCCTTTGGCTACCAATATAACAGCAATAGGCTTTATCAGTAAGGATATAGAAAACCATCACCGTATATTCATAAACGGATTGCTTTATACATTCGGCAGAATAGTAACTTATACAGCACTTGGATTTATTCTTATTCCTATTCTTCGTGAAGGGGCAAGTATGTTTATGGTTCAAAAGGCAGTCAGTAAATACGGTGAAATGTTAATCGCTCCGATTTTAATTATTATCGGAATATTCATGCTTGATATTATAAAACTGAATATACCGAAAATCAATATCGGCGGAGAGAGTTTAAAGAAAAAAACTAAAGGTAGTTGGGGAGCTTTGCTATTAGGAATTTTATTTGCACTCGCCTTTTGTCCTACAAGTGGAGTTTTCTATTTCGGTATGCTTATGCCTTTGTCAGCAGCAGAAACAGGCGGGTATCTTTTACCTGTAATTTATGCTATTGCTACGGGGCTACCTGTAATCCTCGTTGCTTGGATATTGGCGTATAGTGTTGCCGGATTAGGCAAGTTTTATAACAGAGTACAAATCTTTGAAAAATGGTTTCGCAAAATTGTTGCTATCCTCTTTATTGCGATAGGAATTTATTATGCGGTCATTCTTTATCTATAA
- the arsD gene encoding arsenite efflux transporter metallochaperone ArsD gives MKTIEIFDPAMCCPTGLCGTNINPELMRIAVVIETLKRQGVVVTRHNLRDEPQVYVSNKTVNQYLQKNGAEALPITLVDGEIAVSKDYPTTKQMSEWTGINLDLIPIK, from the coding sequence ATGAAAACGATAGAAATTTTTGACCCGGCAATGTGTTGCCCTACGGGTTTGTGTGGAACAAATATTAATCCTGAATTAATGAGGATAGCCGTTGTTATCGAAACATTGAAAAGACAGGGTGTTGTTGTTACCCGTCATAATTTGCGGGACGAACCGCAAGTTTATGTAAGTAACAAGACTGTAAACCAATATCTTCAAAAGAATGGTGCAGAAGCACTGCCTATTACTTTGGTGGATGGTGAAATTGCAGTCTCTAAAGATTATCCCACAACCAAACAAATGAGTGAATGGACGGGGATTAATTTAGACTTGATTCCCATTAAATAA
- the arsA gene encoding arsenical pump-driving ATPase — MKAFNLSDIELTKYLFFTGKGGVGKTSIACATAVGLADKGEKILLISTDPASNLQDVFNQTLNGHGTAISEVPELTVVNLDPEQAAAEYRESVIAPFRGQLPESVIQNMEEQLSGSCTVEIAAFNEFSDFITDADKAKEYDHIIFDTAPTGHTLRMLQLPSAWSTFISESTHGASCLGQLSGLEERKGIYKQAVETLSDTNATRLVLVSRPEIAPLKEAARSSHELQLLGIKNQLLVINGILQQLDEADNVSQQLHDRQQKALQSMPVAISEYPMYSVPLRSYNLSNVANIRRMLYSDSLTDNSCYQPITDAKSIDELVNDLYTSGKRVVFTMGKGGVGKTTLATEIALRLTKLGAKVHLTTTDPANHLNYDFAIKSGITVSHIDEAEVLEKYKNEVRSKAAETMTAEDMEYIEEDLRSPCTQEIAVFKAFAEIVDKAENEIVVIDTAPTGHTLLLLDATQSYHKEVERTQGEVTGAVANLLPRLRNPKETEVVIVTLPEATPVFEAERLQKDLQRAGINNKWWVVNACLSLTNTKNSFLQAKAQSELTWINKVEELSKGNTALIEWKNL; from the coding sequence ATGAAAGCATTTAATTTATCCGATATAGAACTAACTAAATACTTATTTTTCACCGGAAAAGGTGGAGTAGGAAAAACATCTATCGCTTGCGCTACGGCAGTGGGATTAGCTGATAAAGGGGAGAAAATTCTTCTTATCAGTACAGACCCGGCTTCTAATCTGCAAGATGTTTTCAATCAGACCTTAAACGGACATGGTACAGCTATTTCAGAAGTACCGGAGCTGACGGTCGTAAACCTTGACCCTGAACAAGCAGCAGCAGAGTACAGGGAAAGTGTGATTGCACCTTTCAGGGGGCAATTACCTGAAAGCGTTATTCAGAATATGGAAGAACAACTTTCAGGCTCTTGTACGGTAGAAATCGCTGCCTTTAATGAGTTTTCAGACTTTATCACCGATGCTGATAAAGCAAAGGAATACGACCACATTATTTTCGATACAGCACCTACCGGACACACATTGCGAATGTTGCAACTTCCATCGGCATGGAGTACATTTATTAGCGAAAGTACACATGGCGCATCTTGTTTAGGACAATTATCAGGCTTGGAAGAACGAAAGGGTATCTACAAACAAGCGGTTGAAACATTGTCCGATACAAACGCAACACGGTTAGTGTTAGTTAGTCGTCCTGAAATAGCCCCATTGAAAGAAGCTGCCCGTTCTTCGCATGAATTACAATTGTTGGGAATTAAAAATCAGCTATTGGTGATAAATGGCATTTTGCAACAATTAGATGAAGCGGACAATGTATCACAACAGCTGCATGACAGGCAGCAAAAGGCGTTACAAAGTATGCCTGTTGCAATATCTGAATATCCCATGTATAGCGTTCCTTTACGTTCTTACAACTTATCGAATGTTGCTAATATCCGCCGTATGCTGTATAGTGACAGCCTTACGGATAATTCCTGTTATCAGCCCATCACCGATGCTAAAAGTATAGACGAATTGGTAAATGACCTCTATACCTCCGGCAAGCGTGTAGTGTTTACAATGGGAAAAGGTGGTGTAGGGAAAACAACTTTAGCTACTGAAATAGCCCTAAGATTAACAAAGCTCGGCGCAAAAGTTCATCTTACCACCACTGACCCGGCAAATCACCTGAACTATGATTTTGCCATCAAATCAGGTATTACAGTAAGCCATATAGACGAAGCGGAAGTATTAGAAAAATACAAGAACGAAGTTCGTAGCAAAGCAGCCGAAACTATGACTGCCGAAGATATGGAATATATAGAGGAAGATTTACGTTCACCATGTACGCAAGAAATCGCCGTATTCAAGGCTTTTGCCGAAATTGTGGATAAAGCGGAAAATGAAATTGTAGTGATTGATACTGCACCAACCGGACACACTTTGTTGCTTTTGGATGCAACCCAAAGCTATCACAAAGAAGTGGAACGTACACAAGGAGAAGTAACCGGGGCAGTAGCCAATTTATTACCTCGTTTGCGCAATCCAAAGGAAACGGAAGTGGTAATTGTCACTTTACCCGAAGCCACACCTGTATTTGAAGCGGAACGCCTACAAAAGGATTTGCAGCGTGCCGGGATTAACAACAAATGGTGGGTGGTAAATGCCTGTTTGTCATTGACAAATACGAAAAATTCATTTTTGCAAGCAAAAGCGCAAAGTGAATTGACTTGGATTAATAAAGTAGAAGAATTGTCAAAGGGCAATACTGCCCTGATTGAATGGAAAAATTTATAA
- a CDS encoding arsenate reductase ArsC, with product MKILILCTGNSCRSQMAHGFLQSFDKNMDVFSAGTKPAEKVNPMAVKVMSETGIDLTNHTPKNVSLYLGHEWDYVITVCGGANESCPMFTGKVKNRLHIGFDDPSEATGTPEFINSEFLRVRDEIRMRFYDFYLQELKPQLK from the coding sequence ATGAAGATTTTAATCCTTTGCACTGGTAACAGTTGCCGTAGCCAAATGGCACACGGTTTCTTACAGTCATTCGATAAAAACATGGATGTCTTTTCAGCAGGAACAAAACCTGCTGAAAAGGTTAATCCGATGGCGGTAAAAGTTATGTCTGAAACAGGAATAGACCTTACCAACCATACCCCTAAAAACGTAAGCCTGTATTTAGGGCACGAATGGGACTATGTGATAACGGTATGTGGTGGCGCAAATGAAAGCTGCCCTATGTTTACAGGCAAGGTAAAAAACAGATTACACATTGGATTTGATGACCCATCAGAAGCGACCGGGACACCGGAGTTTATAAATAGTGAATTTCTTCGGGTACGGGATGAAATAAGAATGCGTTTCTATGATTTTTACCTGCAAGAATTAAAACCGCAATTAAAATAA